The Planctomycetota bacterium region CATGCGCCCGAGCCGTCAGTAGCGAATCGGGCGCAGGTGCGGCGTAGTCGCCCATGATGCCCAGCACGAGGTCGAATAGCGTGCTTTTACCGTTCGCGCCGTCGCCCCACGGAATGAACAGTAGGTGGTGACGGGTGTCGCCGGTCAATGCGTATCCGATGAATCGCTCGACATACTCAATCAGGTCGGCGTCGCCGTCGAAGATTCGATTGACGAAACACTCATAGACTGGGCAAGCTCCCTCCATGTCGATCGCGACCGGGGCCAGCTTCGTGATGAGGTCGCCCGGGTCGTGTTCTCGAAGTTCACCAGTCCGTAGATCAATCGTGCAGGTGGCGCAGTTGAGCAGCATCGGGTCAGCGTCGAGTTGATCGACCTTGACCGCGACCGCCGGTTCGCTCTGCGCCAGCTTCATCATCGCGGCGCGTCGATGCGCCGATTCGCTCGCCCGCGCCCAGTCCGCCAACGCCGCGCGCGCCGCAGAATCGTCAAGCTCAGCGGCCTGACGATACATCGCCCGCACGGCGCGCTTGGCATACTGCTCAACTTCGCCGGATACGTCCCTCTGCCATCGGACGCCCGACCAGACCAGCCATGTACCCCATGCCGCGCAGTATCGCAGCGATTGCCCGAACATGCCGACAAGGCGCTCGGCGTTCCCGGTGTCGGTGAGCGCGAACACGCGATCGTCATGCTGAACGGCTTTGTCCTGATCCGCCGGCGCTGGCGTCCATAATGGCGCGGCCTCGGCGAGCCGATGTATCTCATCGCGCAGCGCGTCCGTTTCGATCGCGTCGCGCGCGGCGATCCAGTCCGCCAGGTCGCCGCCGTCGTCGAGTCCTTCGAGCCGGACAATGCGAATCGTGCAGTCCAGCGCGTGCAGGATCGTGGCTACGTCCTGCGCATACCTCTCACCCGGTTCGTCGGCGTCAGGAAAGATTGCAATGTTACGTTCGGCCAGCGCAGACCAATCCGTCCGCCGCGCCGACTTCGAGCCATGCGCGCTGGTGGTGGCGTTCAACCCGATCGACCGCGCCGCCTCGACGACGCCCTCACCCTCGACGACGATGACGATACCTTCGCCGAGTTCGCCACGCCGATAGAGCGGTAGCTTGCCTGATGGATCGCCCAGCGCCCAGCCGCCGGCCTCGGTGTGGATCGGCGCAAACGTCTTGTCGTCGCCGCGCTCGAAGCGCAGCACGACGTATCCATTTGGATACACAAACCGCTGCGCCAACGTCCAGCCCGCGCCCTGCCTCTGTTCGATCGACCAGAGCGCCGCCGCTTCGGCTCGTTCGCGGGTCGGATGAATCGTGCGCGGCTTGCCGATCGACTTCGCTTGCGGCATGGTCGTCGGCGTCGAACCGTCGATCGGCTTGAACGTCACGCCGCCGTCGTCGTGATGTTTGATCGCATTCCATCCGCTCGGCGCGTCGGCGATTCTCATACAGCGATGCGCATCGCCGGATTTGCCGCACCAGTCGCCCTTGCCGCAGATCGGACAAGGCGCGTCGCGCGATACTTCGCGCCAGTCGTGGTCGTTGTGTGTAATATTCATTGTGCCAGTTTCCTTTGCCCGTGCCGCTGATGACGGTGCGGGCATTTTTCGTTCCCGCTGGGCTTTTGATGTCATCGGAAAACGCGCGTCAGCATGGGTCGGCGTCAAGCGCGGACGTGGAGGTGGACGTGCGGGCGTCGATCCAACGGTCCAGCGCATCGCGCCGATACATGACGCGCCGCCCGACTTTCACGAATGGCAGCGCATGCCTGCCGGTGCAGCGCCAGACCGTCAACGTCCCCTCGCTGACGCGCAGGTATCGCGCCGCCTCGCTCGGCGTGATTAGTGATTCTGTCGCGGTGGTGTTCATGGTGTTCGCTCCGTTATCGTGGTGTTCGATTCGCGTCTATTAGCAAGGGGCAAAAGTCGCGCGAAAGGTAGCGTGCCACTCTGTCCGGCGCATGAAAAAACCCCGGCTTTTCCGGGGTATTCAGCACGAAAAAAATATCAGGTAGCGCCGGGCAGGTAGCGCGCTACCCTGCCGCGCTACTCATCGTCCACGGCTTCCAAGCTGCCGTCAACGGTCTTGTATCCGCGCCGGACCCGGCCCGATTTGGCCTGATTATCGCGCCATGCTTTCCACGTCGGATCCCGCTTGACGTGGCCTTCGCTGCATCCTGCCTCACTCGCCACGCTCGCCACGGTCCACTTGCGGCCGGGGTCTTTGGTCAGCAGCAGCTTGATCGTGTCCGCTTTGGTTAGCGCGGCCTTCGATTCCGCCGAATCTGAAAATTGCGTGAGCATGATCGACGCGGCCTCAGCGGCGTTACGGATTTCGTAGCATTGCAAATCGCCCGCGCCGCCGTTATGGACCATCACGCCCGGCGCATGCTCGAAAAGGCGGGCGAGAAACTCATCGACGATGCCGCCCAACGCCTCCTCGCCGGGTCGCCCCTGCGCCATTGCGGCGAGTCTATGGAACGTGCGCCGTGATTGATTCTTCGCGCGGACAAGATAGGCGGTGCGACCGTGAATGACGTTGAGATTCGCTTCGATCGTCGGATCGCTTTTCGCCAGTTCGTCGAATCGCCGGGCGAGTTCGGCGTAGTCGATTGTGGTTTTCTTACTTCCCATTGTCGGCCGCCTTCCGCCCGCGCTTGGGCATGTAGTTGATCCATTGCGGCAGCGGCTCGCCTGCGATCGTCGCGTCGATCGCGTCGGCGAGGATGCAGAACGCCCGCCGGGCCAGTTCGGCGTCGGGGCGGTTGTAGACCTTCGCCATGCCCGCCCCGCTCTCGTGGTTCGTGATGAGGTTAAGATATTTTTCCGGGCATCCGGTGTCGCCTGCGATGCTCTCGGCGGTGCGGCGCAGGTCGTGTACGTTGATGGCCGGGTCGATCTTCGCCGTCGTGCAGGCGTCGTTGACGATGTACCGCAGCGTCGTCAGATTGCGACCGTGCCGCCGACCGGGGAATACGTAGGCGTGATCCTCGGCTTTGAGCTTCCGTCGGCTCAGGATCGCCACTACCTGCGGGGCGAGATACACGACGTACTCCCGCCGCGTCTTTGTCTTGCCTTCGGGGATCGTCCATGTGTGCGCCGTCAGGTCCACTTCTGCCCATTCCGCCGCCAGCACGTTACCGCATCGCTGGCCGGTGTAGAGCGCCAGCTTGAGCGCGTCGGCCATCACAGCCCGATCGTCGGCGTTGACGGCTTGCATGAATCGCGGCAGTTCGTCCGCCGACAATCGCCGGTCGCGCGGCGTTTCCTCCGCACGCTCGAACCCGAGCGCCGGGTTGGCGACTTCCGCATCCTCGCGGGTGATCGCGTGGTTGAATACGGACCGCACCAGCCCGACGACGCGGTTCGCCATCGTGGGCTTGCCGTCGTCGCTGGCGATCTTGTCGTGCAGCTTCCGCACCATACCCCGGCTCACCTGCATCAGCCGCAGCCCGGCCCACGGCTTTAGGTAGAGGTCGTACTGATTGCGGTATTCGTAAACCGTCTTTTCCGACTTGGGGCGCTTCCGCCGGGGCGTCGGGGCGGTGATGAATCGCTCGAACGTCTCGCCGAAAGTCAACTGGCGGCGCTGGCGCTGCGCCTCGTCGAAGGTGTCGATGCCGTCCGCTCGACGGCCGGTCATCTTTTGGGCCTTGTCACGCGCCTGTTCGACCGTCATGCCTTCGCCGACGCCGCCGGGCTTTGCAAAGACGCCCAGCGTTTCCCGCTTGGGCCTGCCGTTGACGCGGCCGACTAGATAGAACGTCTTGAGTCCCCGCTGTGTGACGCACAGCGCGAACCCCTGCGGCGATGCCGGGTGCGTGTCATAGACGTAGTACCGATCGCGGTCATCAGGCGGGGCGAGGTCGCGCAGCGCGGCCTTCGTGAATCTGATGCGGTTCGATTCGATCGTCGTCGCGGTCATGGTCGGGCCTCCGGGGTTGTTTGCCAAACGTCCTGATTCCGTCTCGTGCAACGCTCGTGCTACGCTGTGCATCAATTTCCGTTAATTTCAGTGTTGCACGGTACACCCGAATACTACGCGAAACATCGGTAAAATCAATCTCGATTAACGTCGGTATATCAGGAGGTATAGCCCGATCGTCTGACTACGGATCAGGAGGTTGAAGGTTCGAGTCCTTCCGCCCGTACTTTTCATTTCAAACTTTAGTCAATCCACCGCGCCGGGGAACAGATGGATATCCTCCGGCCGGGCGTCGAGGCCGGTGCTGTCGGGGACGGCGGGGACGTTGACGGTCGGGATGGCTTTGGAGAGGCGCTCGATGATCGGCTTCATGGCCGGGTCGCCGGCAAGGTTGCGCCATTCGTTGGGGTCGGTCTGGTGATCGTAAAGCTCTTCGTCGCCGGTGGCGTAGTGAATGTAGTGATAGCGCGTGTCCGAGACGGCGTGGTTGTTGGTCATGAACGTGGTCACGACCGGCGGATGCGCCGCGGCCGGATCGCGAAGCTGCGGCGAGAGACTCTGACCCTCCAGCGATGCGTTGGGCTTGAGCCCGCAAAGATCGACCAGCGTGGGGTACACATCGATGAGCCCGGCGGGCTGATCGCATCGCTGGTGCGCCTTCATGTCCGGCGCGATGACGATCATCGGCACGCGCGTCTCGCGGGTCCACAGCGCGCGTTTATCCCAGCGGTCCTTCTCACCCAGCGCGAACCCGTGATCGGAAAAGAGCACGATGACCGTGTTCGCCGCATCGGGCCGCTTGTCCAGCGCATCGAGCACGCGGCCGATTTCGTGATCGACGAATTCGATGCTCGCCAGATACCCCCGCACCGCGCGATGCCACTGGTTGTTGTCGACGACCCATTCGTGCCGCGGCGACACCTTGGCGTAGGTCAGCGCCTTGGCGTAGTCGCTGATGTCGTCGCGGTCGGTCTTCAGATACGGGGGCAACTGAATCTGATCCTCCGGCGGAAGCTGGTCCCACCACTTGGCCGGCACGAACCACGGCACATGAGGCCGGCAGAATCCGACCGCCAGCAGGTACGGCTTGTCGCGCGTCTTGCCGAGCTGCGCGACGGCCCAATCGGCGGTCTTGTCGTCGGCCATCTGATCGTCGCGCTCGGGGAACGCGCCCCAATCCCACAGCGGCGTGCCCTGCTTGTAGTTCATGCGCTGTTTGGGCAGCGGGCCGAATCCGCCGCGCGGACCGTACTCGTCGAACGTATCGGTGTGCGACGAGTTGTGATAAACCTTGCCGCAGCCCATCGTGTGGTATCCCGCGGCGGTGAAATACTGCGGGAGCGTCAGGGCGTCCATGAGCACGGGCGAAACGCGGAACTCGATCGGACCCAGCAGGTACACGCCGGTCGTCGAAGGCAGGCGGCCGGTCATGAAACTGGCGCGCGAGGGATTGCAGATCGGGGCCTGGCAGCGCGCGTTGGTGAACACGGTGCCGCGTGCGGCGAGCTTGTCCATGTTGGGCGTCTTGACCTGCGGATGTCCGCCGAGGAATCCGACCCAGTCGTTGAGATCGTCCACGACGATCATCAGCACGTTGGGCCGATCGGCGGCATGCGCTGTCGATGAGATGAGGATCACAATTGCCGCGAGCGCGAGAAAGAATTGCCTCATGTTGCATCCACCTTGTGCGGGTTGATCGGCCTGTGTATGTTACGCCGTTAGACGAGGCATGAAAGGATCGGCTTTATGTCCAAACGGAACGGCGTCGTCTTCATTGCATGCGGACTTGTCCTGTCGCTGGCGAGCGGCGCACTGGCGCATCCCGGGCACATCGGTCACGGACTGGAAGGCGGATTCATGCATCCGCTGTCCGGTTTGGATCACCTGCTGGCGATGATCGCGGTCGGACTCTGGGCGGCGCAGGTCGGCGGGCGCGCGGTGTGGGCGTTGCCCGCGGCATTCGTGGGGTGCATGCTCGTCGGCGGAGCGATCGGGCTTTCGTCGATCGAACTGCCGATGATCGAAGCGGGCATTCTCGCGTCGGTGCTGGTGCTGGGGCTGATGGTGACACTGGCGGCGAAGCTGCCGTTGTCTGTGAGTCTTTGCATTGTCGCGCTGTTCGCGCTGTGTCACGGTTATGCCCACGGTCACGAACTTCCCGGCGGCGCGAGCGCGGCCGAGTTCGCCATCGGATTCTCGCTGGCCACCGCGCTGCTGCATGCGGCGGGGATCGGGCTGGCGATGATCGTCGGCCGACAGGCCAAACCCGTCTGGGTCCGCGCGTGCGGCCTCGCCGTCCTGATCGGCGGCGCGATGCTGGCGTCGGGCGTGCTGTGAATTGAGGCCTCTGAATGACTTGTCGTTCCGGGCGAGATCGGCCCGAAGGGCCGGGTGAAGGGGCGTCCAACCACTGACCGCGCACGCTGCCGAACGCGCCTCAATTCGGGGCCACCCTCACCCCAGCCCTCTCCCGGAGGGAGAGGGGGTTCAGAATACTCAATCGGTTTTACGATTCGCGCGGCGGGCGGTGCTCGATGTAGCGGCGCTTGTGCTCGAATGACGGGGCGGCGTCGCGGCGAAATTCAGCGAAGGCCTCGACGGTCACATCCACTTGGACATTCAGATGCTGTTTGAGCAGCGCGGTGAGCCGTTCATCGAGATGGTCCGACGCGGCGGGACGTTCATTGCGTTGGAATCGGGCGACGAGTCGGTCGCCTTCGCCGCGCATCTGGAAATCGCCGGTGAGCAGGCCGGCGATGGCGGGCTCGGAGTACATGGCGCGTTTGACATGCTCTGGGTAGACATCGACGTCGCCGACGCGCACGGACTCGCCGCGGCCCCAGATGGCGATGCAGGGCAGGGGATGCGGCGGGGTCAGGTCCTCGCGCCCGATCGAGCGGAGCAGCGCGCCGACCTCCTCCCATGTATACACACGGGCCCAGTCGTCGGTGGTGTAACGGACGAGGGGGATTTTGCGTTTGGGGTCGAGCGTGGTGATAAGGACGCGCGGACGGCCATCGGAGCGTTTGTCGTTTTCGATGTAGAACTGACGCGGATCGAAATGGACGAAGCTCGGCAGGAAGGGCGCGTCGCCGAAGAGCGTGTGATGAACAGTCGCATCCTCAAGAGCGGTGCGGCGGATGGCGCGCGTGGCGTGCGTCTCCTGTCCGAGACTCAGGGCGACTTCGGAAATGCCCAGACTCACGAGAATCTGCCCCATGTCGGGGTTCTCGGGATCGTGCCCGAGCAGGTCGCCGAGGTAGATGCGGCAATGCTCGGGCATGACTTCGGCGCCGGTGACAAGATGCACGACATGCTTTTTCCAGTCGAGTCCCGAGTCGATGCCGCGCTCGACGACGTGCTTGAGGAACGGGTGTTCGGCGATGATGAGAATCTGCTGGAACTCGGCGCCCATCTTGTCGATCATGGCGAGGACGGCGTCGGCGCGCGTGGAGGTGTTGACGACGGTGGCGAGGCGGCTGGGCGTCTGCACGCCGGCGGGCAGGGCGTTGATGACGAGCATCTGCCGCCGCCGCGCATCGAAGTAGAGGTCGAACATTCGATCGATGTTGGCGCGGGTGCGGGCTTCGTCTTCGTAGGTTTCGGCGCCGAAGGAGTACGTGCCGGAGAATCCGCTGGAGGTGTAGACGCCGACGGCGTCGGTGAGCTTGCCGTCAAGGCAGAGCTGCGACAGCGGATAGGTGGCGAAGAGGGAGAGCTTGCTGGTGACGGGGACGCGTGTCAGGTCGGCGAGGCGGCGGATCTGGCGCGGATCGACGCGGGCGCGATCGAGGATCTGCCGGTAGGCGGGCACGCGTGCGGCGGTCTGCGCGAAGATGCGCAGCGCTTGAGCCGCCGATCGACTCATCAGGCGTCGGGCGATCCAGCGCGTGAACCGGCTCCCCCGTCGCTTGGGCTTGTCCATATCTCCATCCCTTCCCGCCGCTGCACGCTCATCCCGTTCGGACGCGAGGTTCTGACAACGGGGCTGAGTCTGTGCCATGATCGACAGGTTCCGATAATCGCAGGCGGTCATTATAGAGCCGCATGGGAATCTTCGACCGGCGGAAGGGATGACTTGATGAGGAACTGGCGCAGGGGGTTCAGGCGGTCATGGCCAGCACGGGAGCGGTCTGCCGCTTGCCGAATACGCGCTGGAACACGGCCTCGCCCCAGCGGGCGCGGAGGACCTGAAGGTGATTGGGCGAGCACTGGGCCAGCAGTTCGCCCCCGACGCCGAAGAGCTGTTCGAGCACGTCGGCGCGGCGGAAGAACTTCTCGTGCCATGCCGCGACGTGACCGGCGTTTTGCAGATACGGATTGTTCGCCACGAACCAGTCGTAGAGGAAGGCGTGCTCGCCGAGCACTTCGTCGGCCGCCGCGGCGCGCTGGCCGATGGCGGTCACGTCCAGGCGTTTGCCTTCGACCATGTCGACCGTGCTCCCGCCGTAGTTGCGCTCGGCGCCGCACGGATCGAACTGGAGCACCGCCTCGAAGAACCCGCTGTGGCCGGGGCTGATGGCGATGAACAGATCGTCCAGACCGACGTTGACCGCATGAGCGCAGATGCAGCGGGAAAGCTCCAGAAGCACGGCGCTCTTGCAGTACTCGCTGGCGACCGCCAGATTCGTCACTTCGCCAATGCGGCGGTTCCGCGCCCGCAGCTCGTTGAGCTCGACGCCAAACGAACGATCGGACGGCAGCCCCAGCTCGTCGGAATCGGGCACGACGCTCATCACGCCGACCACGCGGTCGCCGACCTTTGCGATAAACGTCGCCATTTCCGGCAGGGCTTCAAAAATGCGAAGGCGCATCCCGCCGGACTGCGGGAGGATGTAGTTCTGCATGACGAACACATCGTGCACGAGCTTGTAAGCGGCCTTGAGCTCGTCGCAGGTCACGGCGCGTTTGATGGTGATGTTGTTGTCGGCGGGCTCGACCATGCCCGCACGCTTGAAGAGCATCACGCGGCGGCGCAGGCGATTGGCCGCCTCCGCATCCCGCAGTTCGTTCAAACCGGATGTCACGACATCAAACTTGCCCTGGCTCGCAGCTCGCATGATGTGTTTTCTCCTGATATCCCGTTGCGAATCGCCGGCGATTGAAGCCGGCGGCGGGTCCATGCCATGTCCAAACGAAACGCTCGAAGCGTCCGTCGCCGTTCCGCCATGAACGGCCCCTGATCTCTTCCGCGATCGATACGCCGACGCGGGGGTCTCGGATGGGATCCATCCGATGTCGTCATCGGGTTTCCGTCAGGTCACGCGACAGTCTTTTGCCAAGCTGTCCGCCTCGTGACCGATGAGCCCCATGATCGACACAGAGAGTGTCCGATTTGCCGGGGGGAAAGTCAAGAAAAGAATTCGGTTTGGGGATGAAATTTGCGCAAGGAGATGCCCGAATATGCCGGTTGGTCAGGTTGTAGGACCGGCGAATTGGGCCAGACTCGATCCGGCCAGCGCGGCGGGGTCGAAATTGAACCGGTCGGCGAAGTGATCGGTGCCGATGGCGCGGTCCTGGAAGTAGGCCAGGCCGCCAAAGGGCGGGTCCGTCTTGATTTGCGCCTGCCAGTCAAGGCGGACGAGCACGACGGGCCGACCGTTGAGCCGCGGGTCGGGACGGGCGGACCCGATGGGTTCGAAGCCGAAAAGGTGGTTCAGGACGGTGACCTGCTCGGGGGAGCTGGTCATCAGGGCGTCCGTCGCCCCGCTGCTCAGGCCGAAGTAGACGGCGAAGCGGGACAGTTCGAGCATGGCGTCGATCGACCGGAAAAGCCGCTCGCGCCGGTCCGCGAACAGGCCCAGTTCGAAGGGAACCCGGCCGGCCCGCCGCAGAGCGTTGACCTCGTCGGCGAACAGTTCATCGGCGGGCAACCCCGCGGGATCGTCGAGGCAGGCCGTCAGCGTACTGACGGTCAGGCGGTCGATGGCGCCGTTGATCACGACGGTGCGCGGGGCGACGAGGCGTCGGAGCGTGTGGACCCCGGCATGGTTGGAGGTGATCATGCCCGCACGCAGATAGCAGCGGTAGACCAGTTCCCAGGCCGCCACGACCTGCTCGAGCGTCGTGCATACGCCGTAGCGCAGCCCGACGCCGGTCGCATCGGTGCGACGCGGATCGACGGTTCTCGTGACGCGTGTTCTGGAAACGGTCATCGTCCGCGCTCCGTGAAGCAGGATCGGGTCGGGGGCCACACCGCCGCCCGGCCGCAACTCACTCTGCATCGACCAGTCCGCAAAATAGCTTGACATTTCGGACTCAATCAAGTTTATCGGACGCCGGGAGGATGTCGACCAGTCCATCAATATCTCCGTCACTCATATCCGCCCGCAGACTCACTCGCAATCGCGCCGCCCCGGTCGGCACCGTCGGCGGTCGGATGGCGGGCACGAGATAGCCCGCCGCCTCAAGTCGGCTCGAAAGCCCGATGGCCGCCTCCGCCGTGCCCACCACCAGCGGCACGATCGGCGTCGGGTCCATGGCGATTGGCCATCCCTTACTGATCAGTCGCTCCCGAAGCCGGTCCGACAACCGGCGCAGATGCATCCGGCGCTGCGGCTCGGCGGCGACGACATCCAAAGCCGCCCCGATCGCGGCGACCTGCGTCGGCGGCGGCGCGGTGGTGTAAATGAACGTGCGGGCGGCGCTCACGAGCGTCTCGATGATCAGGCGCGACCCCGTCACGATCCCGCCCAGTCCGCCCAGCGCTTTGCCCGCCGTGCTGACGGTCACGTCGATCCGCCCCGCCATGCCCTGATGTTCCGCCAGCCCCGCCCCGCTCTCGCCGAGCACGCCCGTCGCGTGCGCCTCATCGACGATCAGAATCGCGTCGTACCGATCACGCAGCTCGCACAGTCTCGGCAGGTCCGCGCAGTCGCCGTCCATCGAGAACACCGCGTCCGTCACAATCAGCCGGCGACGCGCTTCGCCGCTCCGCGCCAAAAGCCGCTCGAGCTTGTCGAGATTCAGATGCGGATAAATCCGCAGCGTCGCGCCGCTGAGTCGGGCGGCGTCGACGAGCGAAGCGTGATTGAGTTTGTCGGCGCAGAGGACGTCGCCTTCGCCTGCCAGCGCGGTCACGGCGGCGAGATTGGCGGCGTAACCGGTGGGCGTGATCAGCGCGGCCTGAGCATGTTTGAACGCGGCGAAGCGCGCTTCGACTTCATGATGAATCAGAAGGTCGCCGGTGACGAGGCGTGAAGCGCCGGCGCCGACGCCGTGCGAGCGCGCCGCTTCGATGACCGCATCGCGCAGGGCGGGGTGCGTCGCCAGCGCCAGATAATCGTTGGATGCGAAATTAAGGAGTGTTCGCCCGCCGCGTGTCACAAGCCGATCGCATCGATCGACGGGATGAAGCTGACGATCCAGATGCATCGCGCGGCGATGATCTTCGTCAGCATGAAGCTGCCTCAGCCAGTCTTGCATGTCGGGGTTGTGACGATCAGCCGACGTCCGCGGCGGTCGAGGCGGAGGGGCTGTTGTCGGACACGGCGTCGGGGCCGGTCAGCACCTGCTGCATCATGCGGCCGGCCTTGAACTTGACCGTCCGCTTGGGCGGGACCTGCACCGGTTCGAGCGTCTTGGGATTCTGCGCCATCCGGGCGGCGCGCTGCTTGATTTCAAACACGCCAAAGTCACGGAACTCCAGCCGGTTGCCCTTGCCCAGTTCCACGATCACGTTGTCCAGAAAACTCTGGATCGTCTTCTTGACGGTGACACGCGTCTCACCGGTGGCTTCGGCAATCCGATCGATCAATTCCTTCTTCGTAATGGTGGCCATGTGAGTCCCTTTTGGTCGTTACCCGAGTTGACTTCATCTTAAAAGGAGGTGACCCGCGAACACGTCCAAGGCGGCACTGCTTGTCGAGCGTACAACCACGACTTAGAACAGTATGCCAACCGAGGGGCATCCCGTCAAGCGTATGAGAAATAAATGTTTAGATAGCCCGCGCAGGGTTCAGCGACTGCCCTGGCCGAACTCCAC contains the following coding sequences:
- a CDS encoding integration host factor subunit beta, which translates into the protein MATITKKELIDRIAEATGETRVTVKKTIQSFLDNVIVELGKGNRLEFRDFGVFEIKQRAARMAQNPKTLEPVQVPPKRTVKFKAGRMMQQVLTGPDAVSDNSPSASTAADVG
- a CDS encoding tyrosine-type recombinase/integrase; its protein translation is MHSVARALHETESGRLANNPGGPTMTATTIESNRIRFTKAALRDLAPPDDRDRYYVYDTHPASPQGFALCVTQRGLKTFYLVGRVNGRPKRETLGVFAKPGGVGEGMTVEQARDKAQKMTGRRADGIDTFDEAQRQRRQLTFGETFERFITAPTPRRKRPKSEKTVYEYRNQYDLYLKPWAGLRLMQVSRGMVRKLHDKIASDDGKPTMANRVVGLVRSVFNHAITREDAEVANPALGFERAEETPRDRRLSADELPRFMQAVNADDRAVMADALKLALYTGQRCGNVLAAEWAEVDLTAHTWTIPEGKTKTRREYVVYLAPQVVAILSRRKLKAEDHAYVFPGRRHGRNLTTLRYIVNDACTTAKIDPAINVHDLRRTAESIAGDTGCPEKYLNLITNHESGAGMAKVYNRPDAELARRAFCILADAIDATIAGEPLPQWINYMPKRGRKAADNGK
- a CDS encoding helix-turn-helix domain-containing protein; this encodes MNTTATESLITPSEAARYLRVSEGTLTVWRCTGRHALPFVKVGRRVMYRRDALDRWIDARTSTSTSALDADPC
- the bioF gene encoding 8-amino-7-oxononanoate synthase, whose amino-acid sequence is MQDWLRQLHADEDHRRAMHLDRQLHPVDRCDRLVTRGGRTLLNFASNDYLALATHPALRDAVIEAARSHGVGAGASRLVTGDLLIHHEVEARFAAFKHAQAALITPTGYAANLAAVTALAGEGDVLCADKLNHASLVDAARLSGATLRIYPHLNLDKLERLLARSGEARRRLIVTDAVFSMDGDCADLPRLCELRDRYDAILIVDEAHATGVLGESGAGLAEHQGMAGRIDVTVSTAGKALGGLGGIVTGSRLIIETLVSAARTFIYTTAPPPTQVAAIGAALDVVAAEPQRRMHLRRLSDRLRERLISKGWPIAMDPTPIVPLVVGTAEAAIGLSSRLEAAGYLVPAIRPPTVPTGAARLRVSLRADMSDGDIDGLVDILPASDKLD
- a CDS encoding urease accessory protein UreJ translates to MSKRNGVVFIACGLVLSLASGALAHPGHIGHGLEGGFMHPLSGLDHLLAMIAVGLWAAQVGGRAVWALPAAFVGCMLVGGAIGLSSIELPMIEAGILASVLVLGLMVTLAAKLPLSVSLCIVALFALCHGYAHGHELPGGASAAEFAIGFSLATALLHAAGIGLAMIVGRQAKPVWVRACGLAVLIGGAMLASGVL
- a CDS encoding sulfatase-like hydrolase/transferase, whose amino-acid sequence is MRQFFLALAAIVILISSTAHAADRPNVLMIVVDDLNDWVGFLGGHPQVKTPNMDKLAARGTVFTNARCQAPICNPSRASFMTGRLPSTTGVYLLGPIEFRVSPVLMDALTLPQYFTAAGYHTMGCGKVYHNSSHTDTFDEYGPRGGFGPLPKQRMNYKQGTPLWDWGAFPERDDQMADDKTADWAVAQLGKTRDKPYLLAVGFCRPHVPWFVPAKWWDQLPPEDQIQLPPYLKTDRDDISDYAKALTYAKVSPRHEWVVDNNQWHRAVRGYLASIEFVDHEIGRVLDALDKRPDAANTVIVLFSDHGFALGEKDRWDKRALWTRETRVPMIVIAPDMKAHQRCDQPAGLIDVYPTLVDLCGLKPNASLEGQSLSPQLRDPAAAHPPVVTTFMTNNHAVSDTRYHYIHYATGDEELYDHQTDPNEWRNLAGDPAMKPIIERLSKAIPTVNVPAVPDSTGLDARPEDIHLFPGAVD